One window from the genome of Haladaptatus paucihalophilus DX253 encodes:
- a CDS encoding NAD(+)/NADH kinase, translating into MDRPLLSATVDGEHVADALFDATLVTSEPARISEYSVRVAGEEVSQFRADAVVVATPTGSLGYAHDAGGPVVERGTGVVSVVPVAPFAIHVDNWVLRGPVTLAVERDEDAVELLADDRSVRPVRPHEPVEVAFDGSMELVSVESSRPFFDE; encoded by the coding sequence GTGGACAGACCGCTACTCTCGGCAACGGTCGATGGTGAACACGTCGCCGACGCGCTGTTCGATGCGACGCTGGTGACCAGCGAACCCGCCCGAATCTCGGAGTACAGCGTCCGCGTCGCGGGCGAAGAGGTTTCCCAGTTCCGTGCCGACGCCGTGGTCGTCGCCACGCCGACCGGGAGTTTGGGCTACGCGCACGACGCCGGAGGACCGGTCGTCGAACGCGGTACCGGGGTCGTTTCCGTCGTTCCCGTCGCACCGTTCGCCATCCACGTCGATAACTGGGTGCTCCGCGGCCCGGTGACGTTGGCCGTCGAACGCGACGAGGACGCGGTGGAACTCCTCGCCGACGACCGGTCGGTCCGTCCCGTCCGACCGCACGAACCGGTCGAAGTTGCGTTCGACGGGTCGATGGAACTCGTCAGCGTCGAATCAAGTCGGCCGTTTTTCGACGAGTGA
- a CDS encoding DUF7313 family protein, with translation MQPLSLLGPVDALEPYAGFVVFGLVLVNMLTRILASRNYEKQAKDDDRETLSRWIPHEVSNILLVLSAFYFLTLHHHGGIVLSTLVLGLVITDFFEVEARSVELRRGLPLEKPKAAVLASVLVLMYIGYETVFFIIKPIWDAVI, from the coding sequence ATGCAACCCCTATCATTACTCGGACCGGTCGACGCGCTCGAACCGTACGCCGGGTTCGTCGTGTTCGGTCTCGTGTTGGTCAACATGCTGACGCGTATCCTCGCGTCCCGTAACTACGAGAAACAGGCAAAAGACGACGACCGCGAAACGCTGAGTCGCTGGATTCCCCACGAGGTCAGCAACATCCTGCTGGTCCTCTCGGCGTTTTACTTCCTGACGCTCCACCACCACGGCGGTATCGTCCTCTCGACGCTCGTCCTCGGTCTCGTCATCACCGACTTCTTCGAAGTGGAGGCCCGCTCGGTCGAGCTGCGTCGTGGACTCCCGCTCGAAAAACCGAAAGCGGCCGTCTTGGCGTCCGTGCTCGTCCTCATGTACATCGGCTACGAGACGGTCTTCTTCATCATCAAGCCGATCTGGGACGCCGTTATCTGA
- a CDS encoding aminotransferase class I/II-fold pyridoxal phosphate-dependent enzyme, whose product MEPRDLSAHVAYQAGRGIEEVARELGIDPDDLVKLASNENPFGPSPAAVDAIRDAAGNASTYPKASHTDLTARLADRWNVESEQVWLANGGDGALDYLSRAMLDPGDTVLVPSPGFAYYGMSARYHHGEVNEYRLSAEDGFSLTADTVLSQYDGERIVYLTSPHNPSGGRFSLDAVTKIADETDEETLVLVDEAYGEYADGPSAISLLAESDDSDTSAGVSGNRAPRDDSDAPTGASGNHAPRDDVAVLRTFSKAYGLAGVRLGYAVVPEEWADAYARVNTPFAASELACRGGLAALTDDEHVEKSIETARWAREYIYETLDAPTWESHGNFVLAEVGDASAVAEAVQERGVILRDCTSFGLPDCVRITCGTKDETRRAVRELNEVLSS is encoded by the coding sequence ATGGAACCACGAGACCTCTCCGCGCACGTCGCGTATCAGGCCGGACGGGGCATCGAAGAAGTCGCTCGGGAACTCGGTATCGACCCCGACGACCTCGTGAAACTCGCATCGAACGAGAACCCGTTCGGGCCGAGTCCGGCGGCGGTGGACGCCATCCGGGATGCGGCCGGGAACGCGAGCACGTACCCCAAGGCGTCACACACCGACCTCACCGCCCGGCTCGCCGACCGCTGGAACGTCGAATCCGAACAGGTGTGGCTGGCGAACGGCGGCGACGGCGCGCTCGATTACCTCTCGCGCGCCATGCTCGACCCGGGAGATACCGTCCTCGTCCCTTCCCCCGGGTTCGCCTACTACGGCATGAGCGCCCGCTACCACCACGGCGAGGTGAACGAGTACCGCCTCTCCGCCGAGGACGGCTTCTCGCTGACCGCGGACACCGTGCTCTCCCAGTACGACGGCGAGCGAATCGTCTACCTGACCAGCCCGCACAACCCGTCTGGCGGCCGGTTCTCGCTCGACGCCGTGACGAAAATCGCCGACGAGACCGACGAGGAAACGCTCGTCCTCGTGGACGAAGCCTACGGCGAGTACGCCGACGGACCGAGCGCGATTTCGCTCCTCGCCGAGAGCGATGACAGCGACACATCTGCCGGTGTGTCTGGCAATCGCGCTCCGCGTGATGACAGCGATGCACCTACTGGTGCGTCTGGCAATCACGCTCCGCGTGATGACGTTGCGGTCCTCCGCACGTTCTCCAAGGCGTACGGACTCGCGGGCGTCCGGCTCGGCTACGCCGTCGTCCCCGAGGAGTGGGCCGACGCGTACGCACGCGTGAACACGCCCTTCGCGGCCAGCGAACTCGCCTGCCGTGGCGGCCTCGCGGCGCTCACGGACGACGAACACGTCGAGAAGTCCATTGAGACGGCCCGATGGGCGCGCGAGTACATCTACGAGACCCTCGACGCGCCGACGTGGGAGAGCCACGGCAACTTCGTCCTCGCGGAGGTCGGCGACGCGAGCGCCGTCGCCGAGGCGGTCCAGGAACGCGGCGTCATCCTCCGCGACTGCACGAGCTTCGGGCTTCCCGACTGCGTGCGCATCACGTGTGGGACGAAAGACGAAACCCGACGCGCCGTGCGCGAACTCAACGAGGTGCTGTCCTCGTGA
- a CDS encoding plastocyanin/azurin family copper-binding protein, translated as MTDGEADESVTRRGFLLGSAGVVAAGAAGTAAAQEDGTTTSSGENNSSSGGGGGATKTVKVGPGGDLVFDPDKLTVTPGTTVKFVWESDGHNVVPESQPEGAGWEGSGSASELFDTGHTYSHTFSTAGEYAYVCAPHKSAGMTGSITVGSSSGSSEPAIPGNAKTLGIATSGALAFTLSIGYFFMKFGGDYGEAVE; from the coding sequence ATGACAGATGGGGAAGCGGATGAATCAGTCACTCGACGTGGATTTCTCCTCGGTTCTGCGGGTGTCGTCGCGGCGGGTGCGGCCGGAACGGCGGCCGCACAGGAAGACGGCACGACGACCAGTTCCGGTGAAAACAACAGCAGTTCCGGCGGCGGCGGTGGCGCGACGAAGACCGTGAAGGTCGGTCCGGGCGGCGACTTGGTGTTCGACCCGGACAAGTTGACCGTCACGCCCGGGACGACGGTCAAGTTCGTCTGGGAGTCGGACGGTCACAACGTCGTCCCCGAAAGCCAACCAGAGGGTGCCGGCTGGGAAGGCTCGGGCAGTGCAAGCGAGCTTTTCGACACCGGTCACACCTACTCACACACGTTCAGCACGGCTGGCGAGTACGCGTACGTTTGTGCCCCGCACAAGAGCGCTGGCATGACCGGTTCCATCACCGTCGGCTCCTCGTCCGGGTCGTCGGAACCGGCGATTCCGGGTAACGCGAAAACGCTCGGCATTGCGACGTCGGGGGCGCTCGCGTTCACCCTCTCGATAGGATACTTCTTCATGAAGTTCGGCGGAGATTACGGCGAAGCGGTCGAGTAG
- a CDS encoding SRPBCC family protein has product MATYQREVWVDAPFEDVWRFYSTLDGLEALTPGWMNLRVEGIRGPEGESDPDVLGNRTEIRLSLRPFDVGPRQRWVSKIVRREEEDGAAMFRDVMEGGPFPEWEHTHQFYAGDGKTLVRDVVNYRFPALGEPGSPLAKVGFEPMFRYRHRKTKKLLER; this is encoded by the coding sequence ATGGCTACCTATCAGCGCGAAGTGTGGGTCGACGCGCCGTTCGAGGACGTGTGGCGGTTTTACTCGACCCTCGACGGCTTGGAGGCGCTCACACCGGGATGGATGAACCTCCGCGTGGAGGGAATCCGCGGACCGGAGGGAGAGTCCGACCCGGACGTGCTGGGGAACAGAACGGAAATCCGGCTGTCGCTTCGGCCGTTCGACGTCGGTCCGCGCCAACGGTGGGTTTCGAAAATCGTCCGGCGCGAGGAGGAAGACGGGGCCGCGATGTTTCGGGACGTGATGGAAGGCGGTCCGTTTCCCGAATGGGAACACACCCACCAGTTCTACGCCGGGGACGGGAAGACGCTGGTACGCGACGTGGTGAACTACCGATTCCCGGCGCTGGGCGAACCGGGAAGCCCGCTCGCAAAAGTCGGTTTCGAACCCATGTTCCGGTATCGACACCGAAAGACGAAGAAACTGCTGGAGCGATGA
- a CDS encoding MTH865 family protein, giving the protein MADKEAEFRQQFQDAFEGADYPVSNPMELVPALPNGPGTRFEAGDTSFTAMELATKMNDAQDFPYDDVDALVDDLIEGLKQKDML; this is encoded by the coding sequence ATGGCTGACAAAGAAGCGGAATTCCGACAGCAGTTCCAAGACGCGTTCGAAGGTGCAGACTACCCCGTCAGCAACCCGATGGAACTCGTTCCGGCGCTGCCGAACGGTCCCGGCACGCGCTTCGAAGCGGGCGATACGAGCTTCACGGCGATGGAGCTCGCAACGAAGATGAACGACGCACAGGACTTCCCCTACGACGACGTTGACGCCCTCGTCGATGACCTCATCGAAGGGCTGAAACAGAAGGACATGCTGTAA
- a CDS encoding M28 family peptidase, with protein sequence MSQWIGRTFTSDAGWNFLETIVDIGNRMTGSDGERAAAEVTRDALAEAGARNARLEEFDVQGWTRGSSSIEAGETTQDSIALPRSPAGSVDGELVDLGYGLPDDFEKHDIEGKVVMVASNVPSYYDRFIHRREKYYYAVEGDAAAFVFRNHVEGCLPPTGSVGTEEDPIGDIPAVGVSKEVGARLARRWEGDDVTVNVDAEIDDATSQNVHAELGPDTEREVLVTSHIDAHDIAEGAMDNGAGTAMVVEMANALAEREDELDTKVHFVAFGAEEVGLDGSSHMASVTDFDGIKAILNNDGVARGRTLTFTTHGFDELDDAAHEVADQYGHPISTIPEQGPHSDHWPFVQWGVPGYHVMSETGDEGRGWGHTFADTLDKLEVRDLREQAILLTELAVYLASDEFEVEHKAPEEIADALEAEDQAAGMKIIGDWPYDE encoded by the coding sequence ATGTCACAGTGGATCGGGCGGACGTTCACGAGCGACGCGGGATGGAACTTCCTCGAAACGATAGTCGATATCGGGAACCGTATGACGGGAAGCGACGGCGAACGAGCGGCCGCGGAGGTTACCCGCGACGCGCTCGCCGAGGCCGGCGCACGGAACGCCCGGTTGGAAGAGTTCGACGTACAGGGCTGGACGCGGGGGTCCAGTTCCATCGAGGCCGGCGAGACGACGCAGGACAGCATCGCGCTCCCGCGCAGTCCCGCCGGAAGCGTCGACGGTGAGTTGGTAGACCTCGGCTACGGACTCCCGGACGACTTCGAGAAGCACGACATCGAGGGAAAAGTCGTGATGGTCGCCTCGAACGTCCCGAGCTACTACGACCGGTTCATCCACCGACGGGAGAAGTACTACTACGCCGTCGAGGGCGATGCGGCCGCCTTCGTCTTCCGCAACCACGTCGAGGGCTGTCTCCCGCCGACCGGCAGCGTCGGCACCGAAGAGGACCCCATCGGCGACATCCCCGCCGTCGGCGTCTCGAAGGAAGTCGGTGCTCGACTCGCTCGGCGCTGGGAAGGTGACGACGTGACGGTGAACGTCGATGCGGAGATAGACGACGCGACCAGCCAGAACGTTCACGCCGAACTCGGCCCGGACACCGAGCGGGAAGTGCTCGTCACCAGCCACATCGACGCCCACGACATCGCCGAGGGCGCGATGGACAACGGCGCGGGAACGGCCATGGTCGTCGAGATGGCGAACGCGCTCGCGGAGCGCGAGGACGAACTCGACACGAAGGTTCACTTCGTCGCCTTCGGTGCCGAGGAAGTCGGTCTCGACGGGTCGTCGCACATGGCCAGCGTCACCGACTTCGACGGCATCAAAGCCATCCTGAACAACGACGGCGTGGCCCGAGGGCGGACGCTCACGTTCACCACGCACGGGTTCGACGAACTGGACGACGCGGCTCACGAAGTCGCGGACCAGTACGGACACCCCATCTCGACGATTCCCGAACAGGGACCGCACAGCGACCACTGGCCGTTCGTCCAGTGGGGCGTCCCGGGCTATCACGTCATGAGCGAGACGGGCGACGAGGGACGTGGATGGGGACACACTTTCGCCGACACGCTGGACAAACTCGAAGTCCGCGACCTCCGCGAACAGGCCATCCTCCTCACCGAGTTGGCTGTGTACCTCGCGAGTGACGAGTTCGAGGTCGAACACAAAGCCCCCGAGGAAATCGCCGACGCGCTCGAAGCCGAGGACCAAGCGGCGGGGATGAAGATAATCGGCGATTGGCCCTACGACGAGTAA
- the lrpA1 gene encoding HTH-type transcriptional regulator LrpA1, with translation MSTESTEDRILRVLEDDAQASYSEIADRAGVSKPTVRKYIDQLEAEGVIVGYSAEIDPKKLSSQSIALVGIDVESERYVEATRALQELEDIDTLYTCSGDHMLMAEVRAPNGDAVGGVISDDILTIDGVTAAHPSFLQERLK, from the coding sequence ATGAGCACGGAATCGACCGAAGACCGCATTCTCCGGGTGTTAGAGGACGATGCGCAAGCGTCGTACTCGGAAATCGCGGACCGGGCCGGTGTTTCGAAACCGACCGTTCGAAAATACATCGACCAGCTCGAAGCTGAAGGCGTCATCGTCGGGTATTCTGCTGAAATCGACCCGAAGAAGCTGTCGAGCCAGAGTATCGCTCTGGTCGGTATCGACGTCGAAAGCGAACGCTACGTCGAGGCGACCCGAGCGCTACAGGAACTCGAAGATATCGATACGCTCTACACGTGCAGCGGCGACCACATGCTGATGGCCGAAGTGCGCGCGCCGAACGGCGATGCGGTCGGGGGCGTCATCAGCGACGACATCCTCACCATCGACGGCGTCACCGCAGCCCACCCGTCGTTCCTCCAAGAGCGACTCAAGTGA
- a CDS encoding NAD(P)/FAD-dependent oxidoreductase, which produces MSDVAVIGGGPAGLSGALFTAKNGLDTVVFDTDDTAMHAAHLFNYLGIKSIDGEEFMEIAREQVDEQGADRKQGEEVTNVETSDDGFTVTTADGEYDATYVLFTTGRSREMAEDLGCELNDDGTVKTDSDNETTVENAYAAGWCSRADKIQAAISVGGGAAAGLDILSTEKGRAFHDFDTPDDAE; this is translated from the coding sequence ATGTCAGATGTAGCTGTCATCGGCGGCGGTCCCGCCGGATTGAGTGGGGCACTGTTCACCGCGAAAAACGGCCTCGATACGGTCGTCTTCGATACCGACGACACCGCGATGCACGCCGCACACCTGTTCAACTACCTCGGAATCAAGAGCATCGACGGTGAGGAATTCATGGAAATCGCCCGCGAGCAGGTGGACGAACAGGGGGCAGACCGAAAGCAGGGCGAGGAGGTCACGAACGTCGAGACGTCCGACGACGGGTTCACGGTTACGACCGCCGACGGCGAGTACGACGCTACCTACGTCCTCTTCACCACCGGACGGTCGCGCGAGATGGCGGAGGACCTCGGCTGTGAGTTGAACGACGACGGGACGGTGAAAACCGACTCGGACAACGAAACGACGGTCGAAAACGCCTACGCCGCGGGCTGGTGTTCCCGGGCGGACAAGATACAGGCGGCCATTTCCGTCGGCGGCGGCGCGGCCGCTGGCTTGGATATCCTGAGCACAGAAAAGGGACGTGCATTCCACGACTTCGATACGCCGGACGACGCGGAGTAG
- a CDS encoding arsinothricin resistance N-acetyltransferase ArsN1 family B translates to MPNLRFAETGDAADIAAIYAPVVRETTISFETTPPDEDEMADRIQTTLPTYPWVVCEHDDELLGYAYAGSHRSREAYQWSADVSVYVHRDHRRSGVGNGLYESLFSLLERQGFYNAYAGIALPNPASVGLHESLGFEHVGTYEAVGYKDDAWRSVGWWHRRLRPLDDPEPPLPLTEVPENAVEDALNCGRESIRIT, encoded by the coding sequence ATGCCAAACCTTCGATTCGCCGAGACGGGCGATGCCGCCGACATCGCGGCCATCTACGCACCGGTCGTCCGCGAAACGACCATCTCGTTCGAGACGACGCCACCGGACGAAGACGAGATGGCGGACCGCATCCAAACGACCCTGCCAACCTATCCATGGGTGGTCTGTGAACACGACGACGAACTCCTCGGCTACGCCTACGCGGGCTCTCACCGGTCACGCGAGGCGTACCAGTGGTCCGCGGACGTGTCCGTGTACGTCCACCGCGACCATCGTCGGTCGGGCGTCGGGAACGGTCTCTACGAGTCTCTGTTCTCGCTCCTCGAAAGACAGGGCTTCTACAACGCGTACGCCGGAATCGCGCTCCCGAATCCCGCCAGCGTCGGCCTCCACGAATCGCTCGGATTCGAGCACGTCGGGACGTACGAAGCCGTCGGCTACAAAGACGACGCGTGGCGGAGCGTGGGCTGGTGGCACCGTCGGCTCCGACCTCTCGACGACCCGGAACCGCCGCTCCCCCTAACTGAAGTACCGGAGAACGCCGTGGAAGACGCGTTGAATTGCGGCCGCGAATCGATACGAATCACTTGA
- a CDS encoding CDP-alcohol phosphatidyltransferase family protein: MLDQLRPVANRALRPFVSASTTLGLTPNAVSIIAFVLAGGAGVAFYVAPGAPVWYLVGAVLVFLNGWLDILDGALARELGTDSPAGDLLDHVLDRYADIILIVGFAAGLGRFALGLAAVTGVLMTSYLGTQAQAVGLDRVYGGLLGRADRLALIGIVGALAAFVQSVGGYSLVVLLLALFAVVGHITALQRFYYSWRALS; encoded by the coding sequence ATGCTCGACCAACTTCGCCCCGTCGCCAACCGCGCGCTTCGACCGTTCGTCTCGGCATCGACAACTCTCGGATTAACGCCCAACGCGGTGAGTATCATCGCGTTCGTCCTCGCGGGCGGTGCCGGTGTGGCGTTCTACGTCGCCCCGGGTGCCCCCGTCTGGTATCTCGTCGGTGCCGTCCTCGTCTTCCTGAACGGCTGGCTCGACATCCTCGACGGTGCGCTCGCCCGCGAACTCGGCACCGACTCGCCCGCGGGCGACCTGCTCGACCACGTTCTCGACCGCTACGCCGACATCATCCTCATCGTCGGGTTCGCGGCGGGACTGGGCCGGTTCGCGCTCGGACTCGCCGCCGTGACGGGCGTGTTGATGACCTCGTACCTCGGCACGCAAGCCCAAGCCGTCGGGTTGGACCGCGTGTACGGCGGTTTGCTCGGCCGGGCCGACCGGTTGGCGCTCATCGGCATCGTCGGTGCGCTGGCCGCGTTCGTCCAATCCGTCGGCGGGTACTCGCTCGTCGTGCTTTTACTCGCCCTGTTCGCCGTCGTCGGGCACATCACGGCGCTCCAGCGATTTTACTATTCGTGGCGCGCCTTGTCCTGA
- the pdhA gene encoding pyruvate dehydrogenase (acetyl-transferring) E1 component subunit alpha, translated as MASQAPDMARVVGLDGSVEGNVNLSPTDVENMYRLQVLARTFDEKAVSLHRQGRIGTYAPLQGQEAAQVGAAYALSPDDYCFPTYRDHGIYITRGHAMRDILLHLSGAGNYVDREDADGLRTFPPTIPIATQLPHAVGVGMGANYTDDDCAVLASFGDGATSEGDFHEALNFAGVFETPTVFFCQNNQWAISVPRERQTASATIAQKAQAYGFEGVRVDGNDVLAVYRTVSDALERAKEGEPILIEAVTYRQGAHTTTDDPTKYRDDAEVDAWAEKDPIERTREYLETEHGWTDEDEDELREEAKARVAEAVEAAEAHDGYDVDAIFDHVYADDHPRYSRQRANVPENPDVER; from the coding sequence ATGGCTTCACAAGCACCTGACATGGCGCGCGTAGTTGGACTCGACGGTAGTGTCGAAGGGAACGTGAATCTCTCCCCGACGGACGTGGAGAACATGTACCGATTACAGGTACTCGCACGGACATTCGACGAGAAAGCCGTCTCGCTCCACCGGCAGGGGCGGATCGGGACCTACGCGCCATTGCAGGGGCAGGAAGCGGCACAAGTCGGTGCGGCGTACGCGCTTTCGCCGGACGACTACTGCTTCCCGACCTACCGCGACCACGGGATTTACATCACCCGCGGGCACGCGATGCGAGACATCCTGCTCCACCTCTCGGGAGCGGGTAACTACGTGGACCGCGAGGATGCGGACGGACTCCGGACGTTTCCGCCGACGATTCCCATCGCCACCCAACTGCCTCACGCGGTCGGCGTCGGCATGGGTGCGAACTACACGGACGACGACTGCGCCGTCCTCGCCAGCTTCGGTGACGGCGCGACGAGCGAAGGCGACTTCCACGAGGCGCTGAACTTCGCTGGCGTCTTCGAGACGCCGACGGTGTTCTTCTGTCAGAACAACCAGTGGGCGATTTCGGTGCCGCGCGAGCGCCAGACGGCCAGCGCCACCATCGCCCAGAAAGCACAGGCATACGGCTTCGAGGGGGTCCGCGTGGACGGTAACGACGTGCTGGCCGTCTACCGGACCGTCTCCGACGCGCTCGAACGCGCGAAGGAGGGGGAGCCGATACTCATCGAGGCGGTCACGTATCGGCAAGGTGCGCACACCACGACCGACGACCCGACGAAGTACCGCGACGACGCGGAAGTCGATGCGTGGGCGGAAAAGGACCCGATAGAACGGACCCGCGAGTACCTCGAAACGGAGCACGGCTGGACGGACGAGGACGAGGACGAACTTCGTGAGGAGGCGAAAGCGCGGGTCGCGGAAGCGGTCGAGGCCGCCGAAGCGCACGACGGTTACGACGTCGATGCCATCTTCGACCACGTGTACGCGGACGACCATCCCCGCTACTCACGACAGCGCGCCAACGTCCCCGAAAACCCCGACGTTGAACGCTGA
- a CDS encoding M42 family metallopeptidase, translated as MAFDFDFELLCELTEANGAAGYEDRIRDIVRRELEDEVDELHTDAMGNVVGTIEGSEDYDVAVAAHMDEIGFMVRHVNEDGFVSLDALGGWDSRVLRAQRVVVHAEGGDLPGVIGSVPPHLLDGDEEEEDVEDVYVDLGLPADEATECVSVGDIVTMEQTTRKVGENVSGKALDDRVCLFAMLEAAKRIEDPDATIHFCATVQEEIGLRGATALGVDVDPDLAVALDVTVANDFPAVKRERDYVTSLGDGTAIKLKDGSVVTTPKVHRRMRSLAEARDIPYQLEVLPSGGTDTAGFQNTYGAKPVGAISIPTRYLHTVTESANGDDVSATIDLLTAFLETEDGEHDYAL; from the coding sequence ATGGCATTCGATTTCGATTTCGAACTTTTGTGCGAACTGACGGAGGCGAACGGTGCGGCGGGGTACGAGGACCGAATCCGAGACATCGTTCGACGGGAGTTGGAGGACGAAGTTGACGAACTCCACACCGACGCGATGGGGAACGTCGTCGGGACGATAGAAGGGTCCGAGGACTACGACGTCGCCGTCGCCGCCCACATGGACGAAATCGGATTCATGGTCCGGCACGTCAACGAGGACGGTTTCGTCTCGCTCGACGCGCTCGGCGGCTGGGATTCCCGCGTGTTGCGAGCACAGCGCGTCGTCGTTCACGCCGAGGGCGGTGACCTACCCGGCGTTATCGGCTCGGTACCGCCGCACCTGTTGGACGGCGACGAGGAAGAAGAGGACGTCGAGGACGTCTACGTCGACCTCGGGCTTCCGGCGGACGAAGCGACCGAGTGCGTGTCGGTCGGCGACATCGTTACGATGGAACAGACGACGAGGAAAGTCGGCGAGAACGTCTCCGGCAAGGCGCTCGACGACCGCGTTTGTCTCTTCGCCATGCTGGAGGCTGCAAAGCGAATCGAGGACCCCGATGCGACCATCCACTTCTGTGCCACGGTACAGGAGGAAATCGGCCTTCGCGGTGCGACCGCACTCGGCGTCGACGTGGACCCCGACCTCGCGGTCGCCCTCGACGTCACCGTCGCAAACGATTTCCCCGCCGTGAAGCGCGAACGGGACTACGTGACCAGCCTCGGTGACGGCACCGCTATCAAACTCAAGGACGGCAGCGTCGTCACCACCCCGAAGGTCCACCGTCGGATGCGGTCGCTGGCCGAGGCGCGCGACATCCCGTACCAACTCGAAGTGCTCCCCTCGGGCGGGACCGACACCGCCGGTTTCCAGAACACCTACGGTGCGAAACCGGTCGGCGCTATCTCCATCCCGACGCGCTACCTCCACACCGTCACCGAGAGTGCCAACGGCGACGACGTATCCGCGACCATCGATCTCCTCACCGCCTTCCTCGAAACCGAGGACGGCGAGCACGATTACGCGCTCTAG
- a CDS encoding adenylate kinase family protein translates to MRVAVTGTPGTGKTTATELVETDLEVVHLNDAIREEELHDGADEERGSLYANFDAIRQWLDEQGDGGDDLLVDSHLAHHFDAEKVVVLRCHPEELRERLLERGETDAKAEENAESEALDVILSESVAEHGTESVYEIDTTDRAPDAVASDIEAVIEGEREPSAGTVDYLEYL, encoded by the coding sequence GTGAGGGTCGCCGTCACCGGAACCCCCGGCACGGGCAAGACGACGGCGACGGAACTGGTCGAAACCGACCTCGAAGTCGTCCACCTGAACGACGCGATTCGGGAGGAGGAACTCCACGACGGGGCGGACGAGGAGCGCGGGAGTCTCTACGCGAACTTCGACGCGATTCGGCAGTGGTTGGACGAACAGGGCGACGGAGGCGACGACCTGCTCGTCGATTCGCACCTCGCCCACCACTTCGACGCCGAGAAGGTCGTCGTCCTCCGGTGTCACCCCGAAGAGCTGCGCGAGCGACTGCTCGAACGCGGCGAGACGGACGCGAAGGCCGAGGAGAACGCCGAGAGCGAGGCTCTCGACGTGATTTTATCGGAGTCGGTCGCGGAACACGGCACCGAGTCGGTCTACGAAATCGACACGACCGACCGAGCGCCGGACGCGGTCGCGTCGGATATCGAGGCCGTTATCGAGGGCGAGCGCGAACCGTCCGCCGGAACCGTCGATTATCTGGAGTACCTCTAA
- a CDS encoding multiprotein bridging factor aMBF1 has product MVQCEMCGAETASPKTIKVEGAELDVCDNCADFGTEVKTQQTSSTSTKYSTSSSSSSGNSSTSTGSAGSSGGSRSRRRDMFDDMDEIAPDYDDRIRNARESTGLSQEDLAKELNEKASLISKLEHGDILPSDSVQRKLEKKLDISLTVGSAGADDEEWSGGSSTGSYTLGDVVKRKD; this is encoded by the coding sequence ATGGTTCAGTGTGAGATGTGCGGTGCCGAAACGGCGTCTCCCAAGACTATCAAGGTCGAAGGTGCGGAACTCGACGTGTGTGACAACTGTGCCGACTTCGGCACGGAAGTCAAGACACAACAGACCTCCTCCACCTCGACCAAGTATTCGACGTCTTCGTCCTCGTCTTCGGGCAATTCGAGCACCAGCACTGGCAGTGCGGGGTCATCCGGCGGGTCGCGCTCGCGCCGGAGGGACATGTTCGACGACATGGACGAAATCGCGCCGGATTACGACGACCGAATTCGAAACGCGCGCGAATCGACCGGTCTGAGTCAAGAGGACCTCGCCAAGGAACTCAACGAGAAGGCGAGCCTCATCAGCAAGCTCGAACACGGCGACATCCTGCCGAGCGACAGCGTGCAAAGGAAACTGGAGAAAAAACTCGACATCAGCCTCACCGTCGGTAGCGCCGGGGCGGACGACGAGGAGTGGAGCGGCGGCAGTTCGACCGGGAGTTACACCCTCGGGGACGTGGTGAAACGCAAAGACTGA